One stretch of Chaetodon auriga isolate fChaAug3 chromosome 18, fChaAug3.hap1, whole genome shotgun sequence DNA includes these proteins:
- the stx7l gene encoding syntaxin-7, producing the protein MAYHAGIQEEPSALVNNISSNIQKLTLLTSELQRAVSLLGTEQDSSQLRQTLQQKQQQGNQLAKETDRLMKAFSALPVSPDQRQRKIQRERLLNDFSAALNSFQKIQRQAADKEREFVARVRASSRVSGGQPEDSFANVSPFPNDSQVQAQTEAITEEDLRLIQERESAIRQLESDITDINDIFKDLGMMVHEQGDMIDSIEANVENADVNVTRATQQLSRAADYQRSHRKKICILVIVLAVAAVVIGLIIWGAVKS; encoded by the exons ATGGCCTACCATGCTGGGATTCAAGAGGAGCCCAGTGCTTTGGTTAACAACATCAGCTCCAACATCCAGAAGCTGACGCTGCTGA cctctgagctgcagagggcagtgtctctgctgggaacagagcaggacagcagccaGTTACGACAGACGCT gcaacagaaacagcagcaaggCAACCAGCTAGCTAAggagactgacagactgatgaagGCATTCAGTGCACTTCCTGTCAGCCCCGATCAG cggCAGAGAAAGATACAGCGAGAGCGTCTGTTGAATGATTTCTCCGCTGCTCTGAACAGCTTCCAAAAGATCCAGCGGCAGGCAgctgacaaagagagagagtttgtgGCCAGAGTGAGAGCCAGCTCCAGGGTGTCG GGAGGACAGCCTGAAGACAGCTTTGCAAATGTGTCTCCTTTCCCTAA TGATTCGCAGGTGCAGGCTCAGACTGAGGCCATAACTGAAGAAGACCTGAGGCTGATCCAGGAGAGGGAGTCGGCCATCAGGCAGTTGGAG TCTGACATCACAGACATCAATGACATCTTCAAGGACCTGGGGATGATGGTCCACGAGCAGGGAGACATGATAG ACAGTATAGAAGCCAACGTGGAGAATGCTGATGTGAATGTCACGAgagccacacagcagctgtcacgtGCTGCAGACTACCAG CGGAGCCACCGGAAGAAGATATGCATCCTGGTGATAGTGCtggctgtagctgctgttgttaTTGGACTCATCATCTGGGGCGCTGTCAAATCATGA